Proteins from one Bos taurus isolate L1 Dominette 01449 registration number 42190680 breed Hereford chromosome 7, ARS-UCD2.0, whole genome shotgun sequence genomic window:
- the LSM4 gene encoding U6 snRNA-associated Sm-like protein LSm4 — protein MLPLSLLKTAQNHPMLVELKNGETYNGHLVSCDNWMNINLREVICTSRDGDKFWRMPECYIRGSTIKYLRIPDEIIDMVKEEVVAKGRGRGGLQQQKQQKGRGMGGAGRGVFGGRGRGGIPGTGRGQPEKKPGRQAGKQ, from the exons ATG CTTCCCTTGTCGCTGCTGAAAACGGCTCAGAATCACCCAATG TTGGTGGAGCTCAAAAACGGGGAGACATACAACGGGCACCTGGTGAGCTGCGACAACTGGATGAACATCAACCTGCGCGAGGTGATCTGCACGTCCAGG GACGGGGACAAATTCTGGCGGATGCCTGAGTGCTACATTCGCGGCAGCACCATTAAGTACCTGCGCATCCCCGACGAGATCATCGACATGGTCAAGGAGGAGGTGGTGGCCAAGGGCCGTGGCCGCGGTGGcctgcagcagcagaagcagcagaaggGCCGAGGGATGGGGGGCGCCGGGCGAG GTGTGTTCGGTGGCCGGGGCCGAGGTGGGATCCCCGGGACTGGCAGAGGTCAACCAGAAAAGAAGCCAGGCCGACAGGCGGGCAAGCAGTGA